The sequence GCCTTCTTTCTTCTTCTATATCACTCATTAATCTTGAATTTGGAAATCTACCTTGAGCTAGATCCACTACAAAAACAAGGCTAAACTCAAGCCCCTTACTAGCATGGATTGTGAGCAAATTCACCCCTTCACCCTCGCTCATTTCGCTTTTGCCAAGGGTTAAAAAGTTGTAAAAATTATCAATATTATTGTGTCTTTTACTAATTTCTAAAAGCACCTTAGCCTTAGATATTATCCGCTCTATTACGCTGCTTTTAAGCTCGTTATCTATATTGCCATTTTTTAGGGTTGCTCTTTTGGTTGCTAAGATATCAACTATAATATTATAAATTTGAGATTTTATCACCTTATCTATAATTTGATATGGTGAGCTATTTTTATCTAAATTCAGTATCAAATTCCTAAGCTCATACAAAAATATCGCACCATTTTGATTTAAATTTGAGTAGTTTAAAACAGGAGATTTCATAAACTCATCATCAAATCCAAGCTCACAAAATCTATTTGATGGCATAAATTCACTAAAATCATCAAATAAGCCAAGCTGATGATTATGCCTTTTGGGGGCTAATTTAGCACTATTTTTATCTGGATTTATAAGACCTTTTATGATGCTACCATCTCCAGATGAGATTAAAATTTCAAAAATCTCCTTAGCGTGAGCGTTGCCAACTCCTTTAGCATACTCTAAAATATGTATAAATGACATAATATCTTTAGGATTTACCAAAATCGATATCAAATCTATAAGTGCCTTAATCTCACGAGACTCAAAAAAGCTCACTCCACCTTTTCTTTTACAGCTTATACCATACTCTTTTAAGGCTATCTCTAGTCCATCAGCACTTGAGTTATTACGAAAGATTATAGCGATATCATTTTTATTATATCTGCTATTTGAGATTAACTCTGCTACTGCGTTATACTGGATAAAAAGCTCATCATAAACAAGCAAAATAGGCGATTTAAACTCCCCCTCACGGCTTACTTCAAGCGATTTTGGATATAATCTAGGATTATTAGCTATGACTTTATTTGCCAAGGCTAGGATTTTAGCACTTGAGCGGTAATTTGTATTTAATGAAAATATATTAGCATCCAAATATCTATCTTTAAAGCTACCAATTATCCCTATATTTGCCCCATTAAAGGCATAAATACTCTGGTCAAAATCCCCTACGCAAAATAGACTTTTGGTATTAAAAGCATCTATGAGTGAGCCTTGAAGTGAATTTGTATCTTGATACTCATCAACCAAAATTTCATCAAAATAAATTCTAGCACCCTTTTTAAGCTCATTTCTCATCTTGATTAATAGATCATTGAAATCAGCATAGTTAAAATTGCTCTTAGTCTCTTCAAACTCACGCAAAATATCATCATAAATTTCAGCAAATTCCACCTGATCTGGATAATTAACACTAAACCAATCTACAAAGCTCTCACCACCTACACAGCTATTACAAAATAAAGAGTATATATCATACAAATACGCCCCGCTATATCCCTTAATATCGCTAATTCTATGAAATTGCCTTCTATCCGTGATACTCTTTAATAGTGTTTTTAACTCGCTAGGTTGCTTTAAAATCACCCCTTTATCAAGGGATTTTAGAAGTGAATTTGATACAGAGTGAAATGTCCCGGCTGTGATTTGAGATACTATATCACTATCAAAGTAACGCCCCAATCTCTCTATCATCTCACTAGCGGCTTTATTGGTAAATGTTAATAACAAAATTTTATTAGCCTTTATCCCTGAGTTTAGAAGATGAGCTATCCTAGCTACAATTGTGCTTGTTTTACCTGTTCCAGCACTTGCTATGATGAGATTATACCCCATAGACGCTGTGGCTGCTCTATACTGCTCTTTATTTAGCTTTGAAAGTGGCATTATTTAGCCTTATTAGAGCGATCAATTGCTTTTGTATGCGCTTCATAAGTAGAGCTAAATATATGAGCGCCTGTGCTTTTATCCCTTACAAAATATAGATAGTTTGTCTTTTTAGGAAAAATTGCTGCTTTTATCGCATCAAAACTAACATTACAAACAGCATTTGGTGGTAGCCCTGCGTATTTATATGTGTTATACCTAGTGTTGTCTTTAGCTATTCTTTGTGGGGTAATTTTCTCGTGAGAATATAGATCATAATTTAGCGTTCCATCCATTTGTAACTTCATACCGATTTTTAATCTATTGTATATAACAGAAGCTACTAAAGCCATCTCGTCTTTGTTAGCAGCCTCTTTTTGCACTATAGAAGCTACAGTGATAAACTCATACCATCGTCTCTCATCCCATTCGCCAAAAATCTTTCTACTTAGGCTCTCATGCTGTTTTTTAGATGTGTTAATTAGATAATAAACTAAATGCGCCTCCCCAATTCCAACTGGAACTTTATATGTCTCAGGGATTAAAAACCCCTCTTTTATAGGTGCATTTTCTAAGTAGCTTTTCATTAATTCATTATAATTTAGCCCTAAATTTTTAGAAATTTCATAGAAAAAATATGCTGTAGTTTCACCAGGAATGAGTGTAATATCTCTCATTGCAGCTTTAGCAGTTGTAAGCTTGTACAAAAAATCAAATTTGCTAAGGCTAGTCTGCCCAATTTCAATCCATCCAGATTGTGGAAATCCCATCAAAACTAAAATATATTTATCAAATTCATCAACCTTAAAATTTAGCTTAGCTAAATAAGATATAATTTCGCCTACACTTCCCTTTGGTAAATATACCGCCTTGCTGGTATTCATCGTTTGAGATAGTGAAGCAAAAATCGATAGGAAAAATATGAGTACAATTTCACAAATGATAAACAAAAACCGCTTTTTAGCTCTGTTTTTAATGCTATTTATTTCCATTTTTGTTGCCCTTTTTATATGGTTAAAAATTGGTATACAGATAGAAAGTTTAAATTTTAGCCAATTTAAAATTTCGCAATTATATATAAAATTAGATAACAAAATTACACTAAGAGTAAAAAATATCGATATTTTACCATTGACTAATGAAAAAAATAATACTAAACCATCCTTAGAACTTTTACATTATCTAAGCTGGATTGATATGCTTTTTGAGACAATTGAACTTACAAATATTACAAATGGTGAGTATAAATCATACTTTATCTATGCTGATAATAAATTTAATCTAAATAATAAAGATTTATATATAAATGCAAATTTTGCTAGACAAAATCACAATCTAAATGTTGCCGTAAATGAGATTAAATTAAAAGATTTTAACACTACAATTAATGGATATTTAGAGCTAAATTTCTATAATGATAGACATAAATTTAGTGGAAAATTTAACTCCTATGAGCTTAGCGGAAATCTAGGACTAAACATAGAAAATGATATTTTAACCTATGAACTTAGCGATGTGAGTGCTAGTACTATTGAGCAGTTTATGAACGCTTTAGCTAATATTACTGGGCTTGATAATGAGATTAAAAACTGGATTTATGGGTATATAAAAGCTAAAGATTATAGGGTTGAGATTTTACGTGGTAAATTTGATTTAAACTCCAATGATCCGCTAATCTCAAAGCTCTATGGTAAAGCTACAGCAGTATCGCCAGTAGTAAAATTTCACCCAAATCTCCCAGCAGCCACTGCTAGTAGCGTAGATGTGATATTTGAGAATTCTGGACTTAAATTTGATATAAAAGATCCAAAATATCAAGGTTCTAGCGCTATAATAAATTTAAGCATAAATGAGTTAATTAATAAACCAAATTTAATACTAGATATTTATACTAAAACATTATATAGTAATGATATAAATAATATACTAAAAGCCTACAATATAAATATCCCAATCACGCAAAATAGTGGCAATATGAACGCAAAGCTTCGCTTAATCATAGACCTAAGCAATATAATTGTACAAGCCAATGGGGAGTTTATACTTGATGGCGATATTGATATCTCTGGGGCAAAATTTAATACCAATCATGCTAAAATAATTTTAAAAAATGATAAACTCACCATAGAAAATAGCCATGTAAAAAATAGTATTTTTGATGCAAATTTTAGTGCTTTTATTGATGCAAATACACAACAAGCATGGTTTGATACTAAATTTAACTCTATTGCTATTCCAAATCTACTTGATATTAAAAATCTAGATGATAATATCACACTCGAATTTAGCACAGCCCCAAAAATCAACTCCAAAACTTTAGGATATGAACTAAATATTACCAATCCAATTACGCTAAATATACCTAGCATAGAACCGCTTAAGCCCTACTCTACGCTTATAAATGATTTAAATATCACTAAAGCTGCAATTAACATCACAACTAATAATTTTATAGATATCAATGCAAGAGTTAATGATGCTAAATTTAATATTCCAATGCTAGCTAAAAAGGATGGAAATTACACCGATGATAACTTTACCATTAATGTTAGCAATATTATTAATGTAAAAAGCGATAGTGGCATAGTAGAGGCTAGCATAATTAATGATGAGGTAAATATATTTTTAAATTCAGCCAAAATTACTATAAATTCTAATGCTGCCAAAGGTGATTTTGATAAAAATCTAAACTTTATAGCCAATGATACTATATTAAATATAGCCGATGTTAATAAAAGTGTATCGTTTGATCATTTTAGCGGAAATAAAACTAGCGATACTATTAAATTTGATGGGGAATTTGATGGAGGATATATATCTATTACCGAAGGTGAAGGTATATTAAAGATAAAAGGAAATGGTATATCAGCTACAGCTGTCAATGATATTTTAGATTTAAATACATTTAGCGAAGGGGTTTTTGGATTAAAAGTTATGGGAAAAAATAGCAAAAATTTCAAAGCTGACCTAGAATTAAAAGATACATATCTAAAAGATTATAAAATTTACAATCAACTTCTAGCATTTTTAGACTCTATTCCGAGCTTGCTTATTTTTAAGGTACCTGATTTTAATAATAAAGGCTTTAGTGTTAAAGATGGAATTATAAGGATTGGACGAATCGATGATAATCTAACAATTCATGCTATTGATATCGAAGGTGCAACCGCTGATATAATTGGCAATGGAACGATAAATCTAGCCACAAATCTCATTGATATAACTTTGGAATTAAAATTATTAAAAGATGCTAGCTCAATCATTGATAAAATTCCATTAGTCAACCACATACTATTAGGCAAAGATAAAAGCATATCTACAATTATAAAAATTAGCGGAACAATTGATGAGCCAATTATTAAAACACAAGTAGTGACTGATGTATTAAAAACACCATTTAATATAATTAAAAATACTCTAACATTACCATTTGTGATTTTTGAGTAATTTAGGTTAAATTTAGTTAGTTATAATATCAAGACAAAGGAGAAAATATGCAAAAACATCAATTTCAAACACAAGTAAGCGATCTTTTAAATTTAATGATCCACTCACTCTACTCTAATAAAGAGATATTCTTAAGAGAGTTAATCTCAAACGCAAGCGACGCACTAGATAAGCTAAATTATCTATGCTTAACTAATGATGATTATAAATCGCTTCAATACACCCCTAGAATTGATATCAAACTAGATAAAGAGGCCAAAACATTAATAATCACAGATAATGGAATCGGCATGGATGAAGATGATCTAATCAACAATCTAGGCACCATCGCAAGAAGCGGAACCAAAGGCTTTATAGAATCCATGAGCGGAGATGCGAAGAAAGATAGCTCATTAATAGGTCAATTCGGGGTTGGATTTTACTCAGCATTTATGGTGGCAAACAAAATAGAAGTTATCAGTCGCAAAGCCCTAAGTAGCGATGCATATAAATGGAGTAGCGATACAAATGGATATGAAATTTCAAAATCCACACTAGATAGCCACGGCACACAGATTACTCTATACCTTAATGATGATGAGTTCACAGATAGTTTTAGAATAGAAAATATCATCACCAAATACTCAAATCACATTCCATATCCTATCTATATGGATAGAGATGAGTGGGTAGCTCCACAAGATGAGAACAAAGAGGGTCATTATGAGAGCAAAAACTCTCAAATCAACAAAGCAAGTGCTTTGTGGAGAATGAGTAAATCTACTTTAAAAGATAGCGATTACAATGACTTTTATAAGCAAATAAGCCACGATAGTAGCGATCCACTACTACATATCCATACAAAAGCAGAGGGCAAAATAGAGTATTCTACCCTATTTTATATCCCATCAACTCAACCATTTGATCTATTTAGAGTAGATTATCAAAGTGGTGTAAAACTCTATGTTAAGCGTGTATTTATCACTGATGATGCTAAAGAGCTTCTACCACCATATCTTAGATTTGTGCGTGGGGTTATGGATGTAGAAGATATCCCATTAAATGTAAGCCGTGAAATCTTACAAGAGAATAAAATTCTAACCGCAGTCAAAGACCAAAGCGTCAAAAAAATCCTAAGCGAATTAGAAAAACTACTAAATAATGATAAAGAAAAATACTCCAAGCTCTACTCTCTTTTTGGTAATGTTATCAAAGAGGGCCTATATGGATTTAATGCTAATAAAGATAATATCTTAAATTTATGCCTATTTAAATCCACTCTAAATGACAAGCCAATCACGCTAAAAGAGTATAAAGCCGCAATGAAAGAAGATCAAAAATCGATATATTATATCAGCGGCCAAAATGAGAGTATGCTACGAAACTCACCACTTTTAGAAGGGTTTAAATCCAAAGGAATAAATGTCCTAATCTGTGATGAAGAGATAGATACAATAGTCTTGCCTATGGTAAATGAGTATGACTCCATACCATTTAAGAGTATAAATAGCTCTGATATAGATAGTGAGATAACTAGCAGTGAAATTTCAACTAGTGATGAGACAAACGCCCTAATAAGCAAAATAAAAGAGATCTTAAAAGATGAAGTCAAAGATGTCAAAATATCAAATCGCCTAAGCGACTCCGTAGCGTGCCTAATCTATGACAAAAATGACCCAGACTACGCTATGCAAACTCTATTAAAACAAATGGGTCAAGAAGCACCAAAAATCAAGCCAATCTTAGAGATCAATCCAAATCACGAAATCATCGCCAAATTAGCTAATAACGAATTGATGATAAACGATGTTGCTATACTAATCCTAAATATGGCTAAAATCAGCGAAGGTATGAGCATAGAAAATCCAAGCGAATTTAGCTCTAAACTTGCTAAAATTATATCCAAAGCTCTATAAATTTACTCTGCCCTACTCTGGGCAGAGATACTCTATCAAACTGAAATTTATAAATAAAATTAATTATAATGTTACGATTATACACACCCAAACGATTTTTTAAACAATTTTTATAATTTATCTTAAATTTAATAATAATTTACGCTAAAATGAAATTTCAAAAAATTTTTATCGATAGGAGTCTATATGCAATGGACACAGGTATATGATCCACTTGGCAATATATGGCTAAGTGCGTTGGTGGCGTTTTTGCCAATTTTATGTTTTTTGGTTTCGCTTTTAGTTTTTAAGCTAAAAGGCTATATGGCTGCTTTTTTAACAGTTATTTTGGCTTCTGTTTTGGCGTTATTTGTATATGATATGCCTTTTTCTCTAATCGGTGCTAGCTTCGTTCAAGGCTTCGCTCAAGGTATGTGGCCGATCGCTTGGATTATCATCGCTGCGATATTCTTATACAAACTTTCAGTCAAATCAGGCTCATTTGAAGTT is a genomic window of Campylobacter devanensis containing:
- a CDS encoding ATP-dependent helicase, giving the protein MPLSKLNKEQYRAATASMGYNLIIASAGTGKTSTIVARIAHLLNSGIKANKILLLTFTNKAASEMIERLGRYFDSDIVSQITAGTFHSVSNSLLKSLDKGVILKQPSELKTLLKSITDRRQFHRISDIKGYSGAYLYDIYSLFCNSCVGGESFVDWFSVNYPDQVEFAEIYDDILREFEETKSNFNYADFNDLLIKMRNELKKGARIYFDEILVDEYQDTNSLQGSLIDAFNTKSLFCVGDFDQSIYAFNGANIGIIGSFKDRYLDANIFSLNTNYRSSAKILALANKVIANNPRLYPKSLEVSREGEFKSPILLVYDELFIQYNAVAELISNSRYNKNDIAIIFRNNSSADGLEIALKEYGISCKRKGGVSFFESREIKALIDLISILVNPKDIMSFIHILEYAKGVGNAHAKEIFEILISSGDGSIIKGLINPDKNSAKLAPKRHNHQLGLFDDFSEFMPSNRFCELGFDDEFMKSPVLNYSNLNQNGAIFLYELRNLILNLDKNSSPYQIIDKVIKSQIYNIIVDILATKRATLKNGNIDNELKSSVIERIISKAKVLLEISKRHNNIDNFYNFLTLGKSEMSEGEGVNLLTIHASKGLEFSLVFVVDLAQGRFPNSRLMSDIEEERRLFYVAVTRAKDELVLSYAKYDKIRKVEYQPSCFLAEAGMVKPII
- the mltG gene encoding endolytic transglycosylase MltG translates to MCIPIFNHIKRATKMEINSIKNRAKKRFLFIICEIVLIFFLSIFASLSQTMNTSKAVYLPKGSVGEIISYLAKLNFKVDEFDKYILVLMGFPQSGWIEIGQTSLSKFDFLYKLTTAKAAMRDITLIPGETTAYFFYEISKNLGLNYNELMKSYLENAPIKEGFLIPETYKVPVGIGEAHLVYYLINTSKKQHESLSRKIFGEWDERRWYEFITVASIVQKEAANKDEMALVASVIYNRLKIGMKLQMDGTLNYDLYSHEKITPQRIAKDNTRYNTYKYAGLPPNAVCNVSFDAIKAAIFPKKTNYLYFVRDKSTGAHIFSSTYEAHTKAIDRSNKAK
- a CDS encoding YhdP family protein; translation: MSTISQMINKNRFLALFLMLFISIFVALFIWLKIGIQIESLNFSQFKISQLYIKLDNKITLRVKNIDILPLTNEKNNTKPSLELLHYLSWIDMLFETIELTNITNGEYKSYFIYADNKFNLNNKDLYINANFARQNHNLNVAVNEIKLKDFNTTINGYLELNFYNDRHKFSGKFNSYELSGNLGLNIENDILTYELSDVSASTIEQFMNALANITGLDNEIKNWIYGYIKAKDYRVEILRGKFDLNSNDPLISKLYGKATAVSPVVKFHPNLPAATASSVDVIFENSGLKFDIKDPKYQGSSAIINLSINELINKPNLILDIYTKTLYSNDINNILKAYNINIPITQNSGNMNAKLRLIIDLSNIIVQANGEFILDGDIDISGAKFNTNHAKIILKNDKLTIENSHVKNSIFDANFSAFIDANTQQAWFDTKFNSIAIPNLLDIKNLDDNITLEFSTAPKINSKTLGYELNITNPITLNIPSIEPLKPYSTLINDLNITKAAINITTNNFIDINARVNDAKFNIPMLAKKDGNYTDDNFTINVSNIINVKSDSGIVEASIINDEVNIFLNSAKITINSNAAKGDFDKNLNFIANDTILNIADVNKSVSFDHFSGNKTSDTIKFDGEFDGGYISITEGEGILKIKGNGISATAVNDILDLNTFSEGVFGLKVMGKNSKNFKADLELKDTYLKDYKIYNQLLAFLDSIPSLLIFKVPDFNNKGFSVKDGIIRIGRIDDNLTIHAIDIEGATADIIGNGTINLATNLIDITLELKLLKDASSIIDKIPLVNHILLGKDKSISTIIKISGTIDEPIIKTQVVTDVLKTPFNIIKNTLTLPFVIFE
- the htpG gene encoding molecular chaperone HtpG, which produces MQKHQFQTQVSDLLNLMIHSLYSNKEIFLRELISNASDALDKLNYLCLTNDDYKSLQYTPRIDIKLDKEAKTLIITDNGIGMDEDDLINNLGTIARSGTKGFIESMSGDAKKDSSLIGQFGVGFYSAFMVANKIEVISRKALSSDAYKWSSDTNGYEISKSTLDSHGTQITLYLNDDEFTDSFRIENIITKYSNHIPYPIYMDRDEWVAPQDENKEGHYESKNSQINKASALWRMSKSTLKDSDYNDFYKQISHDSSDPLLHIHTKAEGKIEYSTLFYIPSTQPFDLFRVDYQSGVKLYVKRVFITDDAKELLPPYLRFVRGVMDVEDIPLNVSREILQENKILTAVKDQSVKKILSELEKLLNNDKEKYSKLYSLFGNVIKEGLYGFNANKDNILNLCLFKSTLNDKPITLKEYKAAMKEDQKSIYYISGQNESMLRNSPLLEGFKSKGINVLICDEEIDTIVLPMVNEYDSIPFKSINSSDIDSEITSSEISTSDETNALISKIKEILKDEVKDVKISNRLSDSVACLIYDKNDPDYAMQTLLKQMGQEAPKIKPILEINPNHEIIAKLANNELMINDVAILILNMAKISEGMSIENPSEFSSKLAKIISKAL